In Micromonospora sp. WMMA1363, a genomic segment contains:
- a CDS encoding ABC transporter permease, with the protein MTTTAVREDGPAAVAPAPTLTSQVRSYISRVRGGDIGALPAVLGLVVLCTVFAIMRPSFLTAANFANLFTQGAAVTLIAMGLVFVLLLGEIDLSAGFASGVCAAVLANVATVLGYPWYVAVLAAVGTGVVIGTVLGLLVAKIGIPSFVVTLAGFLAFQGIVLLLMEEGRNIAVRDPVLVAISNRNLPPVIGWTLTGLAVAGYATTQLVRHRTRAARGLVTDPATVILARILGLAAILGIAVFFLNQERSFNTLVNSLKGVPVVVPIIAVLLILWTFVLRRTSYGRHIYAVGGNREAARRAGINVDRIRISVFVICSSMAAVGGIVAASRANSVDPNTGGSNVLLYAVGAAVIGGTSLFGGKGRVLDAVLGGAVVAVIDNGMGLMGYSSGVKYIVTGVVLLLAASVDALSRRRAATSGGR; encoded by the coding sequence ATGACCACCACCGCCGTACGCGAGGACGGGCCCGCGGCCGTCGCCCCGGCGCCCACTCTCACCAGCCAGGTCCGCAGCTACATCAGCCGGGTACGTGGCGGGGACATCGGGGCGCTGCCGGCCGTCCTCGGCCTGGTCGTGCTCTGCACCGTCTTCGCGATCATGCGGCCGTCGTTCCTCACCGCCGCCAACTTCGCCAACCTGTTCACCCAGGGGGCGGCGGTCACGCTGATCGCCATGGGCCTGGTCTTCGTCCTGCTGTTGGGTGAGATCGACCTCTCCGCCGGCTTTGCCAGCGGAGTCTGCGCGGCGGTGCTGGCCAACGTGGCGACGGTACTCGGCTACCCGTGGTACGTCGCGGTGCTCGCCGCCGTCGGAACCGGCGTGGTGATCGGCACCGTGCTCGGGCTCTTGGTCGCCAAGATCGGCATCCCATCCTTCGTGGTCACCCTCGCCGGCTTCCTCGCCTTCCAGGGCATCGTGCTTTTGCTGATGGAGGAAGGCAGGAACATCGCGGTCCGAGACCCGGTGCTGGTGGCCATCTCGAACCGCAACCTACCGCCGGTGATCGGCTGGACGCTGACCGGACTCGCCGTCGCCGGCTACGCCACGACCCAACTGGTGCGGCACCGCACCCGCGCGGCCCGTGGCCTGGTGACCGACCCTGCCACGGTCATCCTCGCCCGGATCCTCGGCCTGGCCGCCATCCTCGGAATCGCGGTCTTCTTCCTCAATCAGGAACGCAGCTTCAACACTCTGGTCAACTCGCTGAAGGGTGTGCCGGTCGTGGTGCCGATCATCGCGGTCCTGCTGATCCTCTGGACCTTCGTTCTTCGGCGCACCAGCTACGGCCGGCACATCTACGCGGTCGGCGGCAACCGGGAGGCGGCCCGCCGGGCGGGCATCAACGTGGATCGGATCCGCATCTCGGTCTTCGTCATCTGCTCGTCGATGGCTGCGGTCGGTGGCATCGTGGCCGCCAGCCGGGCCAACTCGGTCGACCCGAACACCGGTGGCAGTAACGTACTGCTCTACGCCGTCGGTGCGGCGGTCATCGGCGGCACCAGCCTCTTCGGCGGCAAGGGCCGCGTTCTCGACGCGGTGCTCGGCGGCGCGGTCGTCGCGGTGATCGACAACGGAATGGGTCTGATGGGCTACAGCTCGGGTGTCAAGTACATCGTCACCGGCGTGGTCCTGCTCCTCGCAGCAAGCGTGGACGCGTTGTCCCGCCGCCGAGCCGCCACCAGCGGCGGCCGTTGA